The Kribbella sp. NBC_00662 nucleotide sequence CGAGCCCGGGGCGACCGAGCTCGGGAAGACGCTGCGGCAGATCGTCCTCGACCCGGCGACCGGCGACATCTCCCACCGGACGGAAGCGTTGCTGTACGCCGCCGACAAGGCCGAGCACGTCGACTCGGTGATCAAACCGGCGCTGAAGGCCGGGGCAGTCGTGATCACCGACCGGTACGTCGACTCCGCGCTGGCGTACCAGGGCTCCGGGCGCGATCTGGACGTGTCCGACGTCGAGCGGGTGAACCGCTGGGCCACCGACGACCTCCGGCCGAACCTCACGATCCTGCTCGACCTCCCGCCGAAGCGCGGTCTCGGCCGGTTCGAGGAGCGGGACCGGATCGAGGCGCAGTCCGACGAGTTCCACGAGCGGGTGCGGCACGCGTTCCTCGAGCTGGCGGCAGCGGAGCCGCAGTACTACCTGGTCATCGACGCCTCCCAGGATCGCGAGGACATCGCCAAGCAGATCCAGGCCCGTCTCCAGCCGATCCTTCCGAAGGTGGGCCTATGAGCGTGTGGGATGACCTGGTCGGCCAGGAGCCGGCGGTCGCCGTACTGCAGAAGGCTGTCGCTGGCGCCGCCGCCGTACTGCGTGGTGAGAAGGGCGCCGCCGTTGCCGGGATGACGCACGCCTGGCTGATCACCGGCCCGCCCGGATCGGGCCGGTCGAACGCGGGTCGGGCGTTCGCGGCGGCGCTGCAATGCGCGAACCAAGGCTGCGGCGAGTGCAACGACTGCCGTACGACGCTCAGCGGCGCGCACCCGGACGTGTCGTTGATCCGCACCGAGCTGCTGTCGATCCGGGTCAGTGAGGTCCGTGAACTGGTCCGCCGGGCCGCGATGAGTCCGACGCAGGGCGGGTGGCAGGTCATGGTGGTCGAGGACGCGGACCGCCTGACCGAGCAGGCCGCGGACGCGTTGCTGAAGAGCATCGAGGAGCCGGCGCCGCGGACGGTCTGGGTGCTGTGCGCGCCGACGGTCGAGGACGTCGTACCGACGATTCGCTCGCGCTGCCGACTGCTGGTGCTGCGTACTCCGCCGGTCGCCGCGGTCGCGGAGATGCTCAGCCGGAAGCTCGACGTGGATCAGGATCTCGCCTGGTTCGCGGCGCGGGCGGCCCAGGGGCATATCGGCCGGGCGCGGGCGTTGGCCCGTGACGAGGAGGTCCGCGATCGGCGGAACAAGGTTCTCGAAGTACCGTTCGCGTTGCGTGACCTCGGGGCGTGCCTGAAGGCGGCGCAGCAGCTGGTCGACGCGGCCAAGGTCGAGGCGAAGGCCAGTGCTGAGAAGGTCGACGAGAAGGAGCGGGCCGCGCTCGAGCAGGCGCTCGGTGTCGGGACGAAGGGCGCCAAACCGCGCGAGGCGAATGCCGCCCTGAAGGAGCTCGAGGACCAGCAGAAGGCGCGCGCCAAGCGCTGGGAACGCGACGTGCTCGACCGCTCACTCGTCGACATGATGGCGCTGTACCGGGACGTGCTGGTGGTGCAGACGCGGTCCGGCAGTGAGCTGATCAACGCGGAGCTGCACCGCAACATCGAGCAGCTCGCGGCGCGGACGACCCCGGAGCAGACCGTACGGCGCATCGACGCGATCGGGATGTGCCGCGAGGCGATCGAGGCGAACGTCGCACCGCTGGTCGCGCTCGAGGCGATGACGGTCGCATTGTTCGAGGGACGCAACGACGGGTTCACGATTCCGCGCCGGGTGCTGCGCTGAGGCTTTAGTCACGTTCTGGGATCCACGTCCGATAACTGGGCGGATGGTGTAACACCGAGACCGGTGGGTCCGATGACTGGGTGTCCGGGTGAAGCAGACCGCTCGGCATATTTCTGCGCGAACGGACACCGATGAACCAGCCGCCCTCCGAGATCCAGCCTGTGCGGCAGCCGTTGCCGCCGGCTGAGTCATGGCTCGAGGGCGTCCCGACTCCGGCGCAGCAGAAGCAGGACGGGTACGCCGTCGCGGCGCTCGCGACCAGCCTGCCCGGTCTGGTGCCGATCGCCGTCGTACTGGCCGGGATCGCGTTGCGCCGGATCAAGCGGACCGGCGGCCGCGGGAAGCGGCTCGCGTACGGTGCGTTGCTGGTGTCGCTGTGCTGGGTGATCGCGACCGCGGTCGCGGTGACACTCAACCTGATCGGCGAGCACCGGGCGGGGATCGGCCGGACGGTCTCGATCTCGCAGGTCGCCGTCGGCCGTTGCTTCAACGCGGACCTGGACGCCGATGCGCTGAAGCTGGTGACGATCGCGGACTGTGCCGCGCCGCACACCGGGGAGGCGTACGCGAAGGTGAGCGCGGCGCTGGTCGGGCTGTCCGTCGCACAGACCGGGACGGTGGCGACGCAGCAGTGCGCGGGCGCGTTCGTGGAGTTCGTCGGGAAGCCGTACGAGCGGTCCGAGCTGGACATGTACTACGTCGTACTGGAAGATCGTGACGTTGCTGACGGCAACGTCCTCTGTCTGGTCGGGATGCCGGGGACCAAGCTGACGGGTACGATGCGCGGATCACAGCGGTAATGCCCGCGGGGGAGCAGTGGGGGTAGCGTGACTCAGCCACCGTACGAACCGGAACGTCCACAGGATCGACCACACGACACCACCCAGGACGCCACCCAGTCGTTCCCGACCCAGGACCCGACGCAGGTCTTCCCGACGCAGGACCCGACCCGGGTCTTCCCGTCGCAGGAACCGAGCAGCGGTTTCTCGGCGCAGGATCCTTCGCGGGCGCTCCCGGGGCCGGGGGCGACGCGGGCGTTTCCGACGTACGGGCGGTCGGAGCAGGCGCATCCGCAGCAGACCGGTTCTGCGCCTTGGGCGGCTCCTGGGCAGCCGCAGCCGCCGCAACCGCAGTACGGGCAGCCGGCTTATGGGCAACAGGCCTTCGGGCAGGCGCCTCCTGGGCAGCAGCCGCCGCCGTACGGGCAGGGATACGGTCCGGGGCAGTATCCGCCGCAGTACGGCCAGGCACCGGCGCCGTACGGGTATGGCTACGGCTACACCGGATCGGGCGGGACCAACGGCCTGGCGGCCGCGGCGCTCGCCACCGGGATCGGCGGGATCTTCATCGGCCTGTCCGCGCCGGTCGCGATCGGTCTCGGCATCGCCGCGCTCGTCCAGATCAACCGCCGCCAGCAGGCCGGCAAGGGCATGGCGATCGCCGGGCTGGTGATCGGTTCGCTGGTGACGATCGGGTACGCCGTCCTGATCGGGCTGGTGATCATCCTCGGCTCGACGGTCGAC carries:
- a CDS encoding DNA polymerase III subunit delta'; its protein translation is MSVWDDLVGQEPAVAVLQKAVAGAAAVLRGEKGAAVAGMTHAWLITGPPGSGRSNAGRAFAAALQCANQGCGECNDCRTTLSGAHPDVSLIRTELLSIRVSEVRELVRRAAMSPTQGGWQVMVVEDADRLTEQAADALLKSIEEPAPRTVWVLCAPTVEDVVPTIRSRCRLLVLRTPPVAAVAEMLSRKLDVDQDLAWFAARAAQGHIGRARALARDEEVRDRRNKVLEVPFALRDLGACLKAAQQLVDAAKVEAKASAEKVDEKERAALEQALGVGTKGAKPREANAALKELEDQQKARAKRWERDVLDRSLVDMMALYRDVLVVQTRSGSELINAELHRNIEQLAARTTPEQTVRRIDAIGMCREAIEANVAPLVALEAMTVALFEGRNDGFTIPRRVLR
- a CDS encoding DUF4190 domain-containing protein, whose amino-acid sequence is MTQPPYEPERPQDRPHDTTQDATQSFPTQDPTQVFPTQDPTRVFPSQEPSSGFSAQDPSRALPGPGATRAFPTYGRSEQAHPQQTGSAPWAAPGQPQPPQPQYGQPAYGQQAFGQAPPGQQPPPYGQGYGPGQYPPQYGQAPAPYGYGYGYTGSGGTNGLAAAALATGIGGIFIGLSAPVAIGLGIAALVQINRRQQAGKGMAIAGLVIGSLVTIGYAVLIGLVIILGSTVDDDYGSPEPVSSYSAGPTTSVDDLAVGECFDDGNSEAEVVRQPCTLAHDGEVIADVTLPEGPYPGDNGVDKAADRACSPTFTSYVGKSPDDSELDLSYWTPTRSLWEDDDRLVVCAAYGPDHDKLTSTVKNSHR
- a CDS encoding DUF4190 domain-containing protein — encoded protein: MNQPPSEIQPVRQPLPPAESWLEGVPTPAQQKQDGYAVAALATSLPGLVPIAVVLAGIALRRIKRTGGRGKRLAYGALLVSLCWVIATAVAVTLNLIGEHRAGIGRTVSISQVAVGRCFNADLDADALKLVTIADCAAPHTGEAYAKVSAALVGLSVAQTGTVATQQCAGAFVEFVGKPYERSELDMYYVVLEDRDVADGNVLCLVGMPGTKLTGTMRGSQR